The DNA window CTCCGAGCTGGGGCGGCGGCAGGAGGCCCTGCAGGCCTCCCAGGAGGCCGTGAAGCACTACCGGAAGCTGGCAGACCGCAACCGTGACGCCTTCCTCCCCAACCTGGCCATGAGCCTCAACAACCTGGGCGCTCGACTCTCCGAGCTGGGGCGGCGGCAGGAGGCCCTGCAGGCCTCCCAGGAGGCCGTGAAGCACTACCGGAAGCTGGCAGACCGCAACCCCGACGCCTTCCTCCCCAACCTGGCCGGGAGCCTCAACAACCTGGGCATGATCCTCTCCGAGCTGGGGCGGCGGCAGGAGGCCCTGCAGGTCACCCAGGAGGCCGTGAAGCACTACCGGGAGCTGGCCGACCGCAACCCCGACGCCTTCCTCCCCAACCTGGCCGGGAGCCTCCACAACCTGGGCATTCGGCTCTCCGAGCTGGGGCGACGGCAGGAGGCCCTGCAGGCCTCCCAGGAGGCCGTGAAGCACTACCGGAAGCTGGCAGACCACAACCGTGACGCCTTCCTCCCTGACCTGGCCGGGAGCCTCAATAACCTGGGCAATCGGCTCTCCGAGCTGGGGCGACGGCAGGAGGCCCTGCAGGCCTACGAAGAGGCAGTCTGCTCTTTGCAGCCCTTCTTCCTTGCGCTTCCCGCAGTCTTCGCGAACTGGATGGGCATCATGGTGCGCAACTACTGGGAAGCCTGCCAGGCGGCGGGCCGGGAGCTGGATAGGGAACTGCTGGTGCTGGTGCTGGAGGTATTTCAGCGGCTGGAGAGGGAGGACGAACCCTAAGTAGGGGCGAGGCATCCCGCGACGCTGGCACTGTGGTACACGCGCTCTGCATAGGATGCGCCAGCGCTCAAGCCGATGATACTTTGGAGGATGCCTCGCCCCTACCGCTGCGGATCGCGTGCCCTTCGAGCCCTCAGAGCGTGTCTGAGAATTTAACCGATAAGATGTCTGAGGGGCCCTCTCAGCTATCAGCTCCACAGGGGGAGGTGTGGAGGGGAGCTCCCCTCCACGGAAACCCCACTTTTCCGGCCTGCACCTGCCTTTCTCGGCCCTTTCCGCGGGAATCTGGGCCGAGGCCAGGCAGGTCGAGGGCGGAAGAAGGACTTTTTCCGGAGGGGCTTCGCCCCTCCGGGCCTCCCCATAGCAGAAGCAACGGCATTTCTCAGACACACTCTCAGCGGAATGACGCAGGCCCTCACCCCGCTCACACAGCGGCCTGCACGTCAACGGCGCGGCATCTCCGCCAACCGCGCCGTGGGCCGCCAGCGTAATGTCCAGAACGTCAGCCCGCTCAGGACGAAGATGCCGGTGCTCACCAGGAAGAGCGCCTGAAACCCCGCCCGCTCCACCACCTGGCCGCCGATGGCCAGCCCCAGGATCTGTCCCAGGCCGATGACCCCGTTGTAGATCCCCACGGACCCCGCCCGGGTGCGCGCCGTGCCGCTCTCCGCCGCGTACACCATGGACGTGGCCGTGAAGGCGGAGTACGCGAAGCCCCGAAAGACCTGCACGCCGGCCAACGCGATCAGCCAGCGACTCAACGCCACATAGCCCAGCAACACCAGCCCCAGCCCGACGCCCCCCATCGCCAATACCGGCGCCCTGCCCAGCCCGTCCGACAGGATCCCGACCAGGTTCATGAAGGGCACCTCGGAGATGGCCGCAAGCCCCCACAGCCAGTTGGCCGTTGACTTGGGATACCCCAGGCTAAACAGGAAGTTCGGCCACATGGAGTAGGCCGCCCAGAAGGCGCACATCCACAGCAGCACGCCCGCCAGGAAGGCCATCGGCAGCCGGGCGCCCTCCGCCGGGGCCTCCTCGGCGGGTTCCGCCCGGGCGGACGGCTCGGAGGTCGCCTCCCGGATGATGAGCGCCACCAGGCCCGCCGACAGGAACAGCAGCGCCCCCAGCGCGTACACCTGACGCATGCCCAGGTGGTCGATGATCGGCTTGGCGCCGAACGCGCCCACGGCGAAGGAGAGCGAGCCGAATCCCCGGTAGGAGCCGATCCGACGGCCACGGGAGGCGCTGGTGGCCAGCAGGTCCCCCATAAAGGCCAGGCTGGTGGTCGTGTAGGCGGCCATGGCCGTCGCCTCCAGGACACGCACCCCCCACGCGAAGCGATAGCCCGGCGCCATGGCCAGCAGCCCAAAGGAGATCCCCATCCCCAGCAGGCCGCCCACCACCAGCGGCTTGCGCCTCCCCATCCGGTCCGACGCCCGCCCCCACAGGTAGTTGGCCACCAGCAGCACGACGGCATACGTGGTCAGGATGGCGGAGATACGCGCATAGCTGGCGCCCAGGGACTCCAGATAGAGGGAGAGCATCGGCGCCGTGGCGCCCACGGCGATGTAGACCA is part of the Chloroflexota bacterium genome and encodes:
- a CDS encoding tetratricopeptide repeat protein, which gives rise to SELGRRQEALQASQEAVKHYRKLADRNRDAFLPNLAMSLNNLGARLSELGRRQEALQASQEAVKHYRKLADRNPDAFLPNLAGSLNNLGMILSELGRRQEALQVTQEAVKHYRELADRNPDAFLPNLAGSLHNLGIRLSELGRRQEALQASQEAVKHYRKLADHNRDAFLPDLAGSLNNLGNRLSELGRRQEALQAYEEAVCSLQPFFLALPAVFANWMGIMVRNYWEACQAAGRELDRELLVLVLEVFQRLEREDEP
- a CDS encoding MFS transporter, which encodes MDSVRLLTIVLFLVYIAVGATAPMLSLYLESLGASYARISAILTTYAVVLLVANYLWGRASDRMGRRKPLVVGGLLGMGISFGLLAMAPGYRFAWGVRVLEATAMAAYTTTSLAFMGDLLATSASRGRRIGSYRGFGSLSFAVGAFGAKPIIDHLGMRQVYALGALLFLSAGLVALIIREATSEPSARAEPAEEAPAEGARLPMAFLAGVLLWMCAFWAAYSMWPNFLFSLGYPKSTANWLWGLAAISEVPFMNLVGILSDGLGRAPVLAMGGVGLGLVLLGYVALSRWLIALAGVQVFRGFAYSAFTATSMVYAAESGTARTRAGSVGIYNGVIGLGQILGLAIGGQVVERAGFQALFLVSTGIFVLSGLTFWTLRWRPTARLAEMPRR